In Xyrauchen texanus isolate HMW12.3.18 chromosome 27, RBS_HiC_50CHRs, whole genome shotgun sequence, one genomic interval encodes:
- the slc20a2 gene encoding sodium-dependent phosphate transporter 2 isoform X2, protein MDLEPYVWMVVIGFIIAFILAFSVGANDVANSFGTAVGSGVVTLRQACILASIFETLGSILLGAKVGETIRTGIIDVHLYNETVPVLMAGEVSAMVGSAVWQLIASFLRLPISGTHCIVGSTIGFSMVAIGTKGVQWMQLVKIVASWFISPLLSGLMSGLLFFFIRYFILNKDDPVPNGLRALPFFYASTIGINTFSIMYTGAPLLGLKMLPIWAIALFTLAGALVCAGLVWIFVCPWMRRKIASQLKKEHALSRISDESLDKIPEEEEEAPVFKELPGAKSINDAVLPLTEESTGELNSLANGGTVLPNGRVYGRTNSMTNGCLKSPVSNGGFSFDGHMRSNGQVYHTVHKDSGLYKDLLHKIHLGRLEDERSASRQDNNYRHLRRNNSYTCYTAAICGIPVQPVMRSESSAPPPEDSEKLVGDSVFYSKKRLRYDSYSSYCNAVAEAEIEAEEGDVDVNLATDKMDPLAPAEGVLEDCPDEDKEEKDKPQVFQLFHFLQILTACFGSFAHGGNDVSNAIGPLVALWMIYEQGGVMMDAATPVWLLFYGGVGICTGLWVWGRRVIQTMGKDLTPITPSSGFCIEVMSALSVLIASNVGIPISSTHCKVGSVVAVGWIRSKKAVDWRLFRNIFLAWFVTVPVAGLFSAAVMALFVYGILPYV, encoded by the exons ATGGATTTGGAACCGTACGTATGGATGGTCGTGATTGGCTTCATTATTGCTTTCATCCTGGCATTTTCAGTTGGGGCCAATGATGTGGCAAACTCTTTTGGCACGGCGGTCGGGTCAGGAGTGGTGACACTGCGCCAGGCCTGTATCCTGGCTTCCATATTTGAGACCCTGGGTTCCATCCTTCTAGGTGCCAAGGTCGGGGAAACCATACGGACGGGAATTATAGATGTCCATCTGTACAATGAAACAGTGCCTGTGCTGATGGCAGGAGAGGTCAGCGCCATGGTTG GGTCTGCGGTTTGGCAGCTCATTGCCTCTTTTCTGAGGTTACCCATTTCTGGAACTCATTGCATTGTGGGATCTACGATTGGCTTTTCCATGGTTGCTATTGGCACTAAGGGAGTGCAGTGGATGCAGTTGGTCAAAATTG TTGCCTCATGGTTCATCTCTCCTCTGCTGTCTGGTCTCATGTCTGGCCTGCTCTTCTTCTTCATCAGATATTTTATTCTTAACAAG GATGACCCTGTTCCCAATGGTCTCCGTGCTTTGCCCTTCTTCTATGCCTCAACCATTGGAATCAACACCTTCTCCATCATGTACACAGGAGCTCCCT TACTTGGCTTGAAGATGCTCCCTATCTGGGCCATTGCCCTCTTTACCTTGGCTGGTGCTCTGGTATGTGCTGGTCTGGTCTGGATTTTTGTTTGCCCCTGGATGAGAAGGAAAATAGCAA GTCAGCTGAAGAAAGAGCATGCTCTGTCCCGCATCTCAGATGAGAGTTTAGATAAAATccctgaggaggaagaggaagcccCGGTGTTTAAAGAGCTTCCAGGTGCGAAAAGCATTAATGATGCTGTGTTGCCCCTGACAGAGGAGTCCACAGGAGAGCTCAACAGTCTGGCTAATGGAGGCACTGTTCTGCCCAACGGCAGGGTGTACG GTCGCACCAACTCCATGACCAATGGCTGCCTCAAGTCGCCTGTGTCTAATGGTGGCTTCAGCTTTGACGGGCACATGCGCAGTAATGGTCAGGTCTACCACACTGTTCACAAGGATTCGGGTCTCTACAAGGACCTCCTACACAAGATCCACTTAGGCCGACTGGAAGACGAGCGCAGTGCCTCGCGACAGGACAACAACTACCGGCACCTCCGTCGCAACAACAGCTACACGTGCTACACAGCAGCCATCTGTGGCATTCCAGTCCAGCCTGTGATGCGTTCGGAGTCCAGCGCCCCTCCGCCAGAGGACAGCGAGAAGCTAGTGGGCGACAGTGTGTTCTATTCGAAGAAGCGGCTGCGCTATGACAGCTACTCCAGCTACTGTAATGCAGTGGCAGAGGCGGAGATCGAGGCGGAGGAAGGTGATGTGGATGTGAACTTGGCGACAGATAAAATGGACCCCTTGGCCCCTGCAGAGGGTGTGCTGGAGGACTGCCCTGATGAAGATAAGGAGGAGAAGGACAAGCCTCAAGTCTTCCAGCTCTTCCACTTCCTGCAGATCCTCACCGCATGTTTCGGATCTTTCGCACATGGTGGGAATGATGTCAG TAATGCCATTGGTCCTTTGGTGGCCCTGTGGATGATCTACGAACAGGGTGGGGTGATGATGGATGCAGCCACACCAGTCTGGCTGCTGTTCTATGGTGGAGTGGGTATCTGCACTGGATTATGGGTTTGGGGACGACGTGTCATTCAGACAATGGGCAAAGACCTCACTCCTATCACTCCCTCCAG TGGATTTTGCATTGAAGTAATGAGTGCTCTAAGTGTGCTTATTGCCTCAAATGTGGGCATTCCTATAAGCTCCACCCACTGCAAG GTGGGCTCAGTGGTGGCAGTGGGCTGGATCCGCTCCAAGAAGGCTGTAGACTGGCGGCTCTTCCGGAACATCTTCCTGGCCTGGTTCGTCACTGTCCCTGTAGCAGGCCTCTTCAGCGCCGCTGTTATGGCCCTGTTTGTCTACGGCATACTGCCTTACGTTTGA
- the slc20a2 gene encoding sodium-dependent phosphate transporter 2 isoform X1 has translation MDLEPYVWMVVIGFIIAFILAFSVGANDVANSFGTAVGSGVVTLRQACILASIFETLGSILLGAKVGETIRTGIIDVHLYNETVPVLMAGEVSAMVGSAVWQLIASFLRLPISGTHCIVGSTIGFSMVAIGTKGVQWMQLVKIVASWFISPLLSGLMSGLLFFFIRYFILNKDDPVPNGLRALPFFYASTIGINTFSIMYTGAPLLGLKMLPIWAIALFTLAGALVCAGLVWIFVCPWMRRKIASQLKKEHALSRISDESLDKIPEEEEEAPVFKELPGAKSINDAVLPLTEESTGELNSLANGGTVLPNGRVYGRTNSMTNGCLKSPVSNGGFSFDGHMRSNGQVYHTVHKDSGLYKDLLHKIHLGRLEDERSASRQDNNYRHLRRNNSYTCYTAAICGIPVQPVMRSESSAPPPEDSEKLVGDSVFYSKKRLRYDSYSSYCNAVAEAEIEAEEGDVDVNLATDKMDPLAPAEGVLEDCPDEDKEEKDKPQVFQLFHFLQILTACFGSFAHGGNDVSNAIGPLVALWMIYEQGGVMMDAATPVWLLFYGGVGICTGLWVWGRRVIQTMGKDLTPITPSSGFTIELASALTVVLASNIGLPVSTTHCKVGSVVAVGWIRSKKAVDWRLFRNIFLAWFVTVPVAGLFSAAVMALFVYGILPYV, from the exons ATGGATTTGGAACCGTACGTATGGATGGTCGTGATTGGCTTCATTATTGCTTTCATCCTGGCATTTTCAGTTGGGGCCAATGATGTGGCAAACTCTTTTGGCACGGCGGTCGGGTCAGGAGTGGTGACACTGCGCCAGGCCTGTATCCTGGCTTCCATATTTGAGACCCTGGGTTCCATCCTTCTAGGTGCCAAGGTCGGGGAAACCATACGGACGGGAATTATAGATGTCCATCTGTACAATGAAACAGTGCCTGTGCTGATGGCAGGAGAGGTCAGCGCCATGGTTG GGTCTGCGGTTTGGCAGCTCATTGCCTCTTTTCTGAGGTTACCCATTTCTGGAACTCATTGCATTGTGGGATCTACGATTGGCTTTTCCATGGTTGCTATTGGCACTAAGGGAGTGCAGTGGATGCAGTTGGTCAAAATTG TTGCCTCATGGTTCATCTCTCCTCTGCTGTCTGGTCTCATGTCTGGCCTGCTCTTCTTCTTCATCAGATATTTTATTCTTAACAAG GATGACCCTGTTCCCAATGGTCTCCGTGCTTTGCCCTTCTTCTATGCCTCAACCATTGGAATCAACACCTTCTCCATCATGTACACAGGAGCTCCCT TACTTGGCTTGAAGATGCTCCCTATCTGGGCCATTGCCCTCTTTACCTTGGCTGGTGCTCTGGTATGTGCTGGTCTGGTCTGGATTTTTGTTTGCCCCTGGATGAGAAGGAAAATAGCAA GTCAGCTGAAGAAAGAGCATGCTCTGTCCCGCATCTCAGATGAGAGTTTAGATAAAATccctgaggaggaagaggaagcccCGGTGTTTAAAGAGCTTCCAGGTGCGAAAAGCATTAATGATGCTGTGTTGCCCCTGACAGAGGAGTCCACAGGAGAGCTCAACAGTCTGGCTAATGGAGGCACTGTTCTGCCCAACGGCAGGGTGTACG GTCGCACCAACTCCATGACCAATGGCTGCCTCAAGTCGCCTGTGTCTAATGGTGGCTTCAGCTTTGACGGGCACATGCGCAGTAATGGTCAGGTCTACCACACTGTTCACAAGGATTCGGGTCTCTACAAGGACCTCCTACACAAGATCCACTTAGGCCGACTGGAAGACGAGCGCAGTGCCTCGCGACAGGACAACAACTACCGGCACCTCCGTCGCAACAACAGCTACACGTGCTACACAGCAGCCATCTGTGGCATTCCAGTCCAGCCTGTGATGCGTTCGGAGTCCAGCGCCCCTCCGCCAGAGGACAGCGAGAAGCTAGTGGGCGACAGTGTGTTCTATTCGAAGAAGCGGCTGCGCTATGACAGCTACTCCAGCTACTGTAATGCAGTGGCAGAGGCGGAGATCGAGGCGGAGGAAGGTGATGTGGATGTGAACTTGGCGACAGATAAAATGGACCCCTTGGCCCCTGCAGAGGGTGTGCTGGAGGACTGCCCTGATGAAGATAAGGAGGAGAAGGACAAGCCTCAAGTCTTCCAGCTCTTCCACTTCCTGCAGATCCTCACCGCATGTTTCGGATCTTTCGCACATGGTGGGAATGATGTCAG TAATGCCATTGGTCCTTTGGTGGCCCTGTGGATGATCTACGAACAGGGTGGGGTGATGATGGATGCAGCCACACCAGTCTGGCTGCTGTTCTATGGTGGAGTGGGTATCTGCACTGGATTATGGGTTTGGGGACGACGTGTCATTCAGACAATGGGCAAAGACCTCACTCCTATCACTCCCTCCAG TGGATTCACTATTGAACTGGCCTCAGCGCTCACTGTTGTTTTGGCGTCCAATATTGGACTTCCAGTCAGTACCACACACTGCAAG GTGGGCTCAGTGGTGGCAGTGGGCTGGATCCGCTCCAAGAAGGCTGTAGACTGGCGGCTCTTCCGGAACATCTTCCTGGCCTGGTTCGTCACTGTCCCTGTAGCAGGCCTCTTCAGCGCCGCTGTTATGGCCCTGTTTGTCTACGGCATACTGCCTTACGTTTGA
- the slc20a2 gene encoding sodium-dependent phosphate transporter 2 isoform X3 produces MAGEVSAMVGSAVWQLIASFLRLPISGTHCIVGSTIGFSMVAIGTKGVQWMQLVKIVASWFISPLLSGLMSGLLFFFIRYFILNKDDPVPNGLRALPFFYASTIGINTFSIMYTGAPLLGLKMLPIWAIALFTLAGALVCAGLVWIFVCPWMRRKIASQLKKEHALSRISDESLDKIPEEEEEAPVFKELPGAKSINDAVLPLTEESTGELNSLANGGTVLPNGRVYGRTNSMTNGCLKSPVSNGGFSFDGHMRSNGQVYHTVHKDSGLYKDLLHKIHLGRLEDERSASRQDNNYRHLRRNNSYTCYTAAICGIPVQPVMRSESSAPPPEDSEKLVGDSVFYSKKRLRYDSYSSYCNAVAEAEIEAEEGDVDVNLATDKMDPLAPAEGVLEDCPDEDKEEKDKPQVFQLFHFLQILTACFGSFAHGGNDVSNAIGPLVALWMIYEQGGVMMDAATPVWLLFYGGVGICTGLWVWGRRVIQTMGKDLTPITPSSGFTIELASALTVVLASNIGLPVSTTHCKVGSVVAVGWIRSKKAVDWRLFRNIFLAWFVTVPVAGLFSAAVMALFVYGILPYV; encoded by the exons ATGGCAGGAGAGGTCAGCGCCATGGTTG GGTCTGCGGTTTGGCAGCTCATTGCCTCTTTTCTGAGGTTACCCATTTCTGGAACTCATTGCATTGTGGGATCTACGATTGGCTTTTCCATGGTTGCTATTGGCACTAAGGGAGTGCAGTGGATGCAGTTGGTCAAAATTG TTGCCTCATGGTTCATCTCTCCTCTGCTGTCTGGTCTCATGTCTGGCCTGCTCTTCTTCTTCATCAGATATTTTATTCTTAACAAG GATGACCCTGTTCCCAATGGTCTCCGTGCTTTGCCCTTCTTCTATGCCTCAACCATTGGAATCAACACCTTCTCCATCATGTACACAGGAGCTCCCT TACTTGGCTTGAAGATGCTCCCTATCTGGGCCATTGCCCTCTTTACCTTGGCTGGTGCTCTGGTATGTGCTGGTCTGGTCTGGATTTTTGTTTGCCCCTGGATGAGAAGGAAAATAGCAA GTCAGCTGAAGAAAGAGCATGCTCTGTCCCGCATCTCAGATGAGAGTTTAGATAAAATccctgaggaggaagaggaagcccCGGTGTTTAAAGAGCTTCCAGGTGCGAAAAGCATTAATGATGCTGTGTTGCCCCTGACAGAGGAGTCCACAGGAGAGCTCAACAGTCTGGCTAATGGAGGCACTGTTCTGCCCAACGGCAGGGTGTACG GTCGCACCAACTCCATGACCAATGGCTGCCTCAAGTCGCCTGTGTCTAATGGTGGCTTCAGCTTTGACGGGCACATGCGCAGTAATGGTCAGGTCTACCACACTGTTCACAAGGATTCGGGTCTCTACAAGGACCTCCTACACAAGATCCACTTAGGCCGACTGGAAGACGAGCGCAGTGCCTCGCGACAGGACAACAACTACCGGCACCTCCGTCGCAACAACAGCTACACGTGCTACACAGCAGCCATCTGTGGCATTCCAGTCCAGCCTGTGATGCGTTCGGAGTCCAGCGCCCCTCCGCCAGAGGACAGCGAGAAGCTAGTGGGCGACAGTGTGTTCTATTCGAAGAAGCGGCTGCGCTATGACAGCTACTCCAGCTACTGTAATGCAGTGGCAGAGGCGGAGATCGAGGCGGAGGAAGGTGATGTGGATGTGAACTTGGCGACAGATAAAATGGACCCCTTGGCCCCTGCAGAGGGTGTGCTGGAGGACTGCCCTGATGAAGATAAGGAGGAGAAGGACAAGCCTCAAGTCTTCCAGCTCTTCCACTTCCTGCAGATCCTCACCGCATGTTTCGGATCTTTCGCACATGGTGGGAATGATGTCAG TAATGCCATTGGTCCTTTGGTGGCCCTGTGGATGATCTACGAACAGGGTGGGGTGATGATGGATGCAGCCACACCAGTCTGGCTGCTGTTCTATGGTGGAGTGGGTATCTGCACTGGATTATGGGTTTGGGGACGACGTGTCATTCAGACAATGGGCAAAGACCTCACTCCTATCACTCCCTCCAG TGGATTCACTATTGAACTGGCCTCAGCGCTCACTGTTGTTTTGGCGTCCAATATTGGACTTCCAGTCAGTACCACACACTGCAAG GTGGGCTCAGTGGTGGCAGTGGGCTGGATCCGCTCCAAGAAGGCTGTAGACTGGCGGCTCTTCCGGAACATCTTCCTGGCCTGGTTCGTCACTGTCCCTGTAGCAGGCCTCTTCAGCGCCGCTGTTATGGCCCTGTTTGTCTACGGCATACTGCCTTACGTTTGA